One region of Armigeres subalbatus isolate Guangzhou_Male chromosome 3, GZ_Asu_2, whole genome shotgun sequence genomic DNA includes:
- the LOC134227443 gene encoding serine-enriched protein isoform X2, with amino-acid sequence MPEVLPLSGMADAEPDLSTFENKSGLAEDMKFLASMPELCDVTFLVGETREPVCAVKAVLAARSRVFQKMLYQAPSPQRKKEPPPRENKLRLFLKRSSEPLLNLQNAAQQPPGQQHQTLIIEEFEPDVFRQLIEYIHTGCVTLQPRTLLGVMNAADYYGLEELRRACGGFVQCCINVDTVCALLASAERYIQYKCTKSLVQKVLEFVDEHGNEVLNLGSFTLLPQHVVRLILAREELRADEFTKFQAALMWSKKYCDSNQTTPLKEVIGNFLEYIQFHKIPANVLMREVHPLGIVPYSIIMNALAFQADPTSVDPGKLSPNSSRVRRARQSHHSKSLPKIRKAKSQSFRTRRSPSERKGHGSPSPWNFNIDQRKSPVNSLQQQIQQHVARSPGSTSAHLEHRSSISSQKSPALSRQGTLRSSHRRKSSLGASLNFNQGRRSPISMLNDRSPQGRKSPNLLITDQMYTQSFQVHLDRKSPTAMSFSGRRSPSGLRSPSGLRSPSGLHSPSGLRSPSGHRSPSGLRSPSGRRSPLGFNLQSEYSNLLQSQIDRFSPNSLSSHSAQDRRSPTTHLPSTERSRSPIGLQSRYGGSFYGERSARTSPTTLPTIPPITISNPSETYEIVQKSMESQRSPLKPDAPPIPLSTSSLKLAGATTPGSASSSTTAPEKKEKTSVMKEILAFVRKPSKKVTTRTSKFAAAFSRADSNAPLLRQSTFSSIQNSSSCAGRNAITKQMSEIGFEPIMTSLKLKGMGSKISLKSLKKFSSEKKDKKSSGDEISDVESSDGGKISVDTGYVPEVPFELDNVKFEKVGESYIKHDQIKEEESPRGSQESEEADDGRLKITPVSEIKKSLEALFTRQEPIDEAAEDMRRDSEAVQCPTFEIEPPSRRASFDPPRSPYLENLRSLSDTDHEGTHHSRLDSGGDSFELIDTTDRRGESSVSDRHSSMDTSFDISRYQSTSYEDQNSSFELVELDNSQRTSARDDKISPFDIRKSSIELVDAETFQRSYPEGRKSSLETHFDLAEGYQTSSPRNTFTVAPKARKQISEPGRNRDHKGAMKTHYSAPHRAKSPLSNQTSSNYSSRDSYDSIFESMPHYEVRSPYSERESKQHFPLPRKSSNESTSRFLCTDKRCASIFEPRPARLSSTHLDTSSGSEFEPPSPRRAASASPKHTFTFRIVLKKVDSSPDAICPSAERRNTREKLEKNKRRDSRRKKLLEIGKSF; translated from the exons CCACCGGGTCAGCAGCATCAGACGCTTATCATCGAGGAATTCGAGCCGGACGTATTCCGGCAGCTGATCGAGTACATCCACACCGGATGTGTCACACTGCAACCGCGCACTCTGCTCGGTGTGATGAACGCTGCCGACTATTACGGGCTTGAAGAGCTTCGGCGAGCATGTGGTGGGTTTGTTCAGTGCTGCATTAACGTTGATACTGTTTGCGCTTTGTTGGCCTCGGCTGAACGCTACATTCAGTACAAGTGTACCAAAAGCTTGGTACAAAAG GTTTTGGAGTTCGTAGATGAGCATGGTAATGAAGTGCTGAACTTGGGAAGTTTCACGTTGCTACCGCAACATGTCGTACGTCTTATTTTGGCACGAGAAGAGCTCCGTGCGGATGAATTCACTAAGTTTCAAGCTGCACTGATGTGGAGTAAAAAATACTGCGACTCAAATCAGACTACTCCCCTAAAGGAGGTCATCGGAAACTTTTTGGAATACATCCAGTTTCACAAGATTCCGGCAAATGTGCTAATGCGGGAGGTACACCCGTTGGGGATCGTACCATACTCGATCATTATGAATGCGCTGGCGTTCCAG GCAGACCCAACAAGTGTGGACCCCGGAAAGCTCTCCCCCAACTCCAGTAGAGTAAGGAGGGCACGTCA ATCCCACCATTCAAAATCTCTCCCAAAGATACGCAAAGCCAAGTCCCAGAGTTTCCGCACTCGACGCAGTCCATCGGAACGAAAAGGTCACGGTTCACCCTCGCCTTGGAATTTCAATATCGACCAACGCAAGAGTCCCGTAAACAGTTTGCAACAACAGATCCAGCAACATGTGGCCAGATCACCTGGAAGTACTTCGGCTCACCTTGAGCATCGGAGTTCGATCAGCTCGCAGAAAAGTCCTGCACTGTCTCGCCAGGGTACACTGCGATCATCGCATCGCCGAAAGAGCAGTTTGGGTGCATCTCTGAATTTTAACCAAGGTCGCCGCAGCCCTATCAGTATGCTAAACGACCGCAGTCCGCAAGGACGTAAGAGCCCTAATTTACTCATTACCGACCAAATGTACACACAAAGCTTCCAGGTTCATCTGGACCGCAAATCTCCAACTGCCATGTCTTTCTCCGGTCGCCGGAGTCCTTCAGGACTACGAAGCCCATCTGGATTGCGCAGCCCTTCAGGGCTACATAGCCCGTCAGGGCTGCGCAGTCCATCTGGTCATCGCAGCCCATCAGGTCTTCGCAGTCCTTCTGGACGTCGTAGTCCGCTAGGTTTCAatctgcaatccgaatattCTAATTTGCTGCAGAGTCAGATAGATCGATTCAGTCCAAACTCCCTCAGCAGCCACTCCGCTCAGGACCGCCGAAGCCCCACCACACACCTTCCATCTACGGAACGTAGCCGAAGTCCAATTGGCCTCCAGTCCCGATACGGGGGAAGTTTCTACGGGGAACGATCGGCACGTACCAGCCCAACGACACTTCCCACTATCCCTCCAATTACCATCTCAAATCCATCGGAAACCTACGAAATTGTACAAAAGTCGATGGAATCGCAGCGTAGTCCGCTGAAACCGGACGCTCCGCCAATACCATTGTCTACCTCTTCCTTAAAACTAGCTGGTGCCACTACACCTGGTTCCGCCAGTTCAAGCACAACTGCTCCGGAAAAGAAGGAAAAGACGAGTGTCATGAAGGAAATTCTGGCATTCGTGCGAAAACCCTCAAAGAAGGTCACCACTAGGACGAGCAAGTTCGCCGCTGCTTTTTCGCGAGCCGACTCTAACGCTCCTCTTTTACGCCAGAGCACCTTTTCCAGCATTCAGAACTCATCGAGTTGCGCGGGTCGCAACGCAATCACAAAGCAGATGTCGGAAATCGGCTTCGAGCCAATCATGACTTCTTTGAAGCTGAAAGGCATGGGATCAAAAATCTCGTTGAAGTCTTTGAAGAAGTTCAGTAGTGaaaaaaaggacaaaaagtctaGTGGCGATGAGATAAGCGATGTTGAGAGCAGTGATGGTGGCAAGATTTCTGTTGATACAGGATATGTACCAGAGGTGCCATTCGAGCTGGATAATGTGAAGTTTGAAAAAGTTGGCGAGTCCTACATTAAGCACGATCAAATTAAAGAAGAGGAGAGTCCGCGAGGTTCCCAAGAAAGTGAGGAAGCAGACGACGGAAGGCTGAAGATAACGCCTGtcagtgaaataaaaaaatcactggAAGCTTTGTTCACAAGGCAGGAGCCAATCGATGAGGCAGCCGAAGATATGCGGAGGGATTCTGAAGCGGTCCAATGTCCAACATTTGAGATCGAGCCGCCGTCTAGACGAGCATCGTTCGATCCTCCTCGCTCGCCTTATCTTGAGAACTTGAGAAGCTTAAGTGATACCGATCATGAAGGAACTCATCATAGCAGGCTGGATTCCGGAGGTGACAGTTTTGAGCTGATTGATACCACCGATCGTCGCGGTGAGAGCAGCGTGAGTGATCGACATTCTTCAATGGACACGAGTTTCGATATTAGCCGATATCAAAGCACTAGCTATGAGGATCAGAACTCAAGCTTTGAGTTGGTTGAACTGGATAACTCCCAACGAACTTCGGCAAGAGACGATAAGATTTCTCCGTTCGACATAAGAAAGTCATCGATCGAATTGGTTGACGCAGAGACTTTTCAGCGATCGTATCCAGAGGGTAGAAAATCGTCTTTAGAAACTCACTTTGATCTTGCTGAAGGATATCAAACATCAAGTCCACGAAATACGTTTACAGTCGCTCCCAAAGCTCGCAAGCAGATTTCCGAACCCGGTCGGAATCGTGATCATAAAGGGGCCATGAAAACTCACTACTCTGCACCGCATCGTGCCAAATCGCCTCTTTCGAACCAGACCTCGTCCAATTACAGTTCTAGAGACAGCTACGACTCGATTTTTGAGTCGATGCCCCACTACGAGGTACGTAGTCCATACTCCGAACGAGAATCTAAGCAACACTTTCCACTGCCTCGCAAGTCCTCCAACGAATCCACGTCGCGCTTCCTCTGTACCGATAAACGTTGTGCCTCAATCTTTGAACCTCGTCCGGCTCGGCTTTCCTCGACGCACCTGGACACGTCCAGCGGAAGCGAGTTCGAGCCTCCCTCCCCTCGCCGAGCCGCCAGTGCATCGCCCAAACACACCTTCACCTTCCGGATCGTGCTGAAGAAGGTGGACAGTTCACCGGACGCCATTTGCCCGTCAGCCGAACGGCGCAACACCCGGGAGAAGCTGGAGAAGAACaagcgacgcgacagtcgccgCAAGAAGCTGCTGGAAATTGGGAAAAGTTTCTAA